From the genome of Deinococcus aerolatus, one region includes:
- a CDS encoding ABC transporter ATP-binding protein, which yields MTTVPSTQPATAPDRTFALTKRLFAYRPALFAFNLLMWGLVHVSPALLVYAVSGVFARLDEAENLRTGGQGISPAIAAAWTSVAWFALVRASRFGLFYGAFRAFIELWYTLDALVRRNLLGYLLTARRSRRLPDTPAEAVSRFRDDVEDVAGYVEVWIDSAGFVVYSLVAIALMARVDPLITLLVCAPLLLMVAFVQRLSPTIRSYRRRMREATARVTDFIGETFGAVSAVKLAAREDGMVAHLGKLGETRRHAALRDVLLTELIRGVNTNMVNLAVGLVLLLGASKIRGGALEVADFVLFIGLLPRLTGSMGFFGDAIARHRRTGVSYDRMTRLLQDAPDTRIVEHHPAYLHSEPPAPPAAPPRLPLEELRVSGLTATHDSGLGVRDASFSVRQGEFVVVTGRIGSGKSTLLRALLGLIPAQAGTVTWNGQTVDDPSSFLVPPRSAYTSQIPSLFSDSLRENVLSGSGEDRLGRAVRLAVLEPDLAQLSQGLDTPVGARGVKLSGGQMQRTAVARMLARDADLLVFDDVSSALDARTEAQLWDGLFRETDATCLVVSHRRAALSRADRILLMQEGQIVDEGTLAQLLDRSEEMRALWAEQQG from the coding sequence ATGACCACCGTTCCTTCCACCCAACCCGCCACCGCGCCGGACCGCACCTTTGCCCTGACCAAACGCCTGTTTGCGTACCGGCCGGCCCTGTTCGCCTTCAACCTGCTGATGTGGGGCCTGGTGCACGTCTCGCCCGCGCTGCTGGTGTACGCGGTCAGCGGCGTGTTCGCGCGGCTGGACGAGGCCGAGAACCTGCGGACGGGCGGGCAGGGCATCAGCCCGGCCATCGCCGCCGCGTGGACCTCGGTGGCGTGGTTCGCGCTGGTGCGGGCCAGCCGCTTCGGGCTGTTCTACGGGGCCTTTCGCGCCTTTATCGAGCTGTGGTACACGCTGGACGCGCTGGTGCGCCGTAACCTGCTGGGCTACCTGCTGACCGCCCGCCGCTCGCGCCGTCTGCCCGACACCCCCGCCGAGGCGGTCAGCCGCTTCCGCGACGACGTGGAGGACGTGGCCGGCTACGTCGAGGTCTGGATCGACAGTGCGGGCTTCGTGGTGTACTCGCTGGTGGCCATCGCGCTGATGGCCCGCGTGGACCCGCTGATCACGCTGCTGGTCTGCGCGCCGCTGCTGCTGATGGTGGCGTTCGTGCAGCGGCTCTCGCCCACCATCCGCAGCTACCGCCGCCGCATGCGCGAGGCCACCGCCCGTGTCACGGACTTTATCGGGGAAACCTTCGGGGCCGTCAGCGCCGTGAAGCTGGCCGCCCGCGAAGACGGCATGGTGGCGCACCTGGGCAAGCTGGGCGAGACGCGCCGCCACGCTGCCCTGCGCGACGTGCTGCTCACCGAGCTGATCCGGGGTGTCAACACCAACATGGTCAACCTGGCGGTGGGGCTGGTGCTGCTGCTGGGAGCCAGCAAGATTCGCGGCGGCGCGCTGGAGGTGGCCGACTTCGTGCTGTTCATCGGCCTGCTGCCGCGCCTGACCGGCAGCATGGGCTTCTTCGGGGACGCGATTGCCCGCCACCGCCGCACCGGGGTCAGCTATGACCGCATGACCCGGCTGCTGCAGGACGCGCCCGACACCAGGATCGTGGAGCACCACCCCGCCTACCTGCACAGCGAGCCGCCCGCGCCGCCCGCCGCGCCGCCCCGCTTGCCGCTGGAGGAATTGCGGGTCTCCGGCTTGACCGCCACCCACGACAGCGGGCTGGGCGTGCGCGACGCCAGTTTCAGCGTTCGGCAGGGCGAGTTCGTGGTGGTCACCGGGCGCATCGGCAGCGGCAAGAGCACGCTGCTGCGGGCGCTGCTGGGCCTGATTCCGGCGCAGGCCGGCACCGTCACCTGGAATGGGCAGACGGTGGACGATCCCTCCTCGTTCCTGGTGCCGCCCCGCAGCGCCTACACCTCCCAGATTCCCAGCCTGTTCAGTGACAGCCTGCGCGAGAACGTGTTGAGCGGCAGCGGGGAGGACCGGCTGGGCCGCGCGGTGCGGCTGGCCGTGCTAGAACCCGATCTGGCCCAGCTTTCGCAGGGGCTGGACACCCCGGTGGGCGCACGCGGCGTCAAGCTTTCTGGCGGGCAGATGCAGCGCACGGCGGTGGCCCGGATGCTGGCCCGTGACGCGGACCTGCTGGTCTTTGACGACGTGTCCAGCGCCCTGGACGCCCGCACCGAGGCGCAGCTGTGGGACGGCCTATTCCGCGAGACGGACGCGACGTGTCTGGTGGTCAGCCACCGCCGCGCCGCTTTGAGCCGCGCCGACCGCATTCTGCTGATGCAAGAGGGACAGATTGTGGATGAGGGAACGCTGGCCCAACTGCTGGACCGAAGCGAGGAGATGCGGGCGCTGTGGGCCGAGCAGCAGGGTTAG
- a CDS encoding ABC transporter ATP-binding protein, translated as MSLPVSPQEPAGSSRPSSTLGVLRVYLGPLKWQVAGLAALLLTGTGLNLLLPQLLRTFVDNAKLGAGADVGLLARLAGFYILLAIGVQLMTAGATYVGARVGWTATNRLRVDLMAHLLSLDMREHKERTPGEMIERIDGDVTALSNFFSQFAVRVFGAALLLLGALFMFFREDWRVGAGVTLFTLVTLVAMNGVRKLGVEPTRLERESSAKLFGFVEERLAGLEDIRSLGAGGHHLNAFLRTQRTFFTRSVRSWQRRSVVWQLSMALFAVGYVGVLSAAVGLYTAGAISLGTAFLLYQYMSLVEEPIDQLTQQLQELQKAGASLFRVSEILALRSAIHGGSAQLPEDGALGLEFENVSFSYSPDEPELRGVLHGVSFSLPAGQTLGLLGRTGSGKTTLTRLVSRLYDATSGSVRLGGMNVQDVDLHGLRRRVAVVTQDVQLFQASVRDNLSFFDPQITDEEVEAALHEVGLGTWLARLKDGVHTPLPTGSLSAGEAQLLAFARVMLRDPAVIILDEPSSRLDPATEALLTAAMTRLLAGRTAIIIAHRLDTVARADRILVLGDGEVLEDGARAVLALNPASHYAELLRAGTLEEEGVGVLA; from the coding sequence ATGTCGTTGCCCGTTTCCCCTCAAGAACCTGCCGGGTCGTCCAGACCGTCCTCGACGCTGGGCGTGCTGCGGGTGTACCTGGGGCCGTTGAAGTGGCAGGTGGCTGGACTGGCTGCGCTGTTGCTCACCGGCACCGGCCTCAATCTGCTGCTGCCGCAGCTGCTCCGAACCTTCGTGGACAACGCCAAACTGGGCGCAGGGGCTGACGTGGGCCTGCTGGCGCGGCTGGCGGGCTTCTATATCCTGCTGGCGATTGGCGTACAACTGATGACGGCGGGGGCCACCTACGTGGGGGCGCGGGTGGGCTGGACCGCCACCAACCGCCTGCGCGTCGATCTGATGGCCCACCTGCTGTCGCTGGACATGCGCGAGCACAAGGAACGCACGCCCGGCGAGATGATCGAGCGCATCGACGGCGACGTGACGGCCCTGAGCAACTTCTTCTCCCAGTTTGCGGTGCGGGTGTTTGGCGCGGCGCTGCTGCTGCTGGGTGCGCTGTTCATGTTCTTCCGCGAGGACTGGCGCGTGGGCGCGGGCGTCACGCTGTTTACCCTGGTCACGCTGGTCGCCATGAACGGCGTTCGCAAGCTGGGCGTGGAACCCACCCGCCTGGAGCGCGAGTCCAGCGCCAAGCTGTTCGGCTTCGTCGAGGAACGGCTGGCGGGCCTGGAGGACATCCGCAGCCTGGGCGCGGGCGGCCACCACCTGAACGCCTTTTTGCGGACGCAGCGCACCTTCTTTACCCGCAGCGTCCGGTCCTGGCAGCGGCGCAGCGTCGTGTGGCAGCTGAGCATGGCGCTGTTCGCCGTCGGCTATGTGGGCGTGCTGTCGGCGGCGGTGGGCCTGTACACGGCGGGCGCGATCTCGCTGGGCACGGCCTTCTTGCTGTACCAGTACATGAGTCTGGTGGAAGAACCCATTGACCAGCTCACGCAGCAGCTTCAGGAGTTGCAGAAGGCCGGGGCCAGCCTGTTCCGTGTGAGCGAGATTCTGGCCCTGCGCAGCGCGATTCACGGCGGCAGCGCCCAGCTGCCCGAAGACGGCGCGCTGGGCCTGGAGTTCGAGAATGTGTCGTTCAGCTATTCCCCCGACGAGCCGGAGCTGCGCGGCGTGCTGCACGGCGTTTCCTTCAGCCTGCCTGCCGGACAGACCCTGGGCCTGCTGGGCCGCACCGGCAGCGGCAAGACCACGCTGACCCGGCTGGTCTCGCGGCTGTACGACGCCACCTCCGGCAGCGTAAGGCTGGGCGGCATGAATGTGCAGGACGTGGACCTGCACGGGCTGAGGCGGCGGGTGGCGGTGGTCACGCAGGACGTTCAATTGTTCCAGGCCAGCGTGCGTGACAACCTCTCGTTCTTTGACCCCCAGATCACCGACGAGGAGGTGGAGGCGGCCCTGCATGAAGTGGGCCTGGGCACGTGGCTCGCGCGCCTGAAAGACGGCGTGCACACGCCCCTGCCCACCGGCAGCCTGTCGGCGGGTGAGGCCCAGCTGCTGGCCTTTGCCCGCGTGATGCTGCGCGATCCCGCCGTGATCATCCTCGACGAACCCAGCAGCCGCCTCGATCCGGCCACCGAGGCGCTGCTGACCGCCGCCATGACCCGCCTGCTGGCCGGACGCACGGCCATCATCATCGCCCACCGGCTGGACACCGTGGCCCGCGCGGACCGCATTCTGGTGCTGGGCGACGGCGAGGTGCTGGAGGACGGCGCCCGCGCCGTGCTGGCCCTGAATCCAGCCAGCCACTACGCCGAACTGCTGCGGGCCGGCACGCTGGAAGAAGAGGGCGTGGGGGTGCTGGCATGA